A DNA window from Brassica napus cultivar Da-Ae chromosome A4, Da-Ae, whole genome shotgun sequence contains the following coding sequences:
- the LOC111215134 gene encoding receptor protein kinase-like protein ZAR1: protein MKFRWILPLLVSSISLCMTLCSSLNSDGLSLLALKSAVDNDPTKVMNHWSESDQTPCHWSGVACTNGRVTSLNLFGKSLSGYIPSELGLLDSLNRLDLAHNNFSKPVPVRLFEPTNLRYIDLSHNSLSGPIPDQIRHLKSLNHLDLSSNRLNGSLPESLAELGSLAGTLNLSFNRFAGEIPPSYGRLPLHVTLDLSYNNLTGKVPQVGSLLNQGPFAFAGNSRLCGFPLQTPCQELEIPNLVAVKPEGTQELQKPNPSVISKEEGKEKQTTGSVTVSLISGVSVVIGAVSLSVWLIRRKHSSSAVYKAEPKTVVTEFDEEGQDGKFVAFGEGFELDLEDLLRASAYVLGKSRSGIVYRVVAAEAEPSSSSSAAVVAVRRLSDGNATWRFKEFENEVENIGRVSHPNIVRLRAYYYAEDEKLLITDYISNGSLYSALHGGPPNTRPLLSWAERLHIAQGTARGLMYIHEYSSRKYIHGNLKSSKVLLDDELLPHISGFGLTRLVQGYPKLPDHSLSTNVQRFATRLSAPPQAAYLAPEARASSRYKSSQKCDVYSFGVILLELLTGRLPDGSSENEGEELVSVVRKWHKEGRSLAEILDPKLLNQELTDKQVIAAIRVALNCTNMDPEMRPRMRSVSESLGRIKTV, encoded by the exons ATGAAGTTTCGTTGGATTCtacctcttcttgtttcttccATCTCTCTCTGCATGACCCTTTGCTCTTCTCTCAACTCCGACGGTTTATCTCTTCTCGCTCTCAAATCCGCCGTGGACAACGACCCGACCAAAGTAATGAACCACTGGTCCGAATCCGACCAAACTCCTTGCCACTGGTCCGGAGTCGCCTGTACAAACGGCCGAGTCACATCACTCAACCTCTTCGGCAAAAGTCTCTCCGGTTACATCCCCTCAGAACTCGGTTTACTCGACTCGCTTAACCGGCTCGATCTAGCTCACAACAATTTCTCCAAACCGGTACCGGTTCGCCTCTTCGAACCAACTAACCTCCGGTACATCGATCTCTCCCACAACTCACTCTCCGGTCCAATCCCAGACCAAATCCGCCACTTAAAATCACTAAACCATCTCGATTTATCCTCTAACCGACTCAACGGCTCACTTCCCGAGTCGCTCGCCGAACTCGGAAGCCTCGCCGGAACTCTAAACCTCTCGTTTAAccgattcgccggagagattcCACCGTCGTACGGTCGGTTACCTCTCCACGTCACCTTGGATCTCAGCTACAACAACCTCACCGGAAAAGTACCTCAGGTGGGCTCTCTGTTGAACCAAGGACCGTTCGCGTTCGCCGGAAACTCTCGTCTCTGTGGCTTCCCGTTGCAGACACCGTGTCAAGAGCTCGAGATCCCTAACCTCGTCGCTGTGAAGCCGGAAGGAACTCAAGAACTCCAGAAACCAAACCCTAGCGTGATCAGCAAGGAAGAGGGAAAGGAGAAACAGACCACCGGTTCTGTAACGGTCTCATTGATCTCAGGAGTCTCCGTCGTAATCGGAGCTGTTTCTCTCTCGGTATGGCTGATCCGGAGAAAACATAGCTCCTCCGCCGTGTACAAAGCAGAGCCGAAGACGGTGGTCACAGAGTTTGATGAAGAAGGGCAAGACGGTAAATTTGTAGCCTTTGGCGAAGGGTTCGAGCTGGACCTCGAGGATTTGCTGAGAGCTTCGGCTTACGTGTTGGGCAAGAGCAGAAGCGGGATCGTGTACAGAGTCGTGGCGGCGGAGGCGGAaccatcatcctcctcctccgcgGCCGTTGTAGCGGTTAGAAGGCTCAGCGACGGTAACGCCACGTGGCGGTTTAAGGAGTTTGAGAACGAAGTGGAGAACATCGGTAGGGTCAGCCACCCTAACATCGTAAGGCTGAGAGCTTATTACTATGCGGAGGATGAGAAGCTACTCATCACTGATTACATTAGCAATGGAAGCTTGTACTCTGCTTTGCATG GTGGGCCTCCGAATACACGGCCTCTGCTCTCTTGGGCTGAGAGGTTACACATAGCACAAGGGACTGCTCGGGGTTTGATGTATATACATGAATACAGTTCAAGAAAGTATATACACGGCAACCTAAAATCAAGCAAAGTCTTGTTAGATGATGAGTTACTTCCTCACATCTCAGGCTTCGGTCTCACACGTCTGGTTCAGGGGTATCCCAAACTACCAGATCATTCACTATCCACCAACGTGCAAAGATTTGCGACGAGACTCTCAGCTCCTCCTCAAGCTGCTTACCTTGCACCCGAAGCCAGAGCTTCTTCCCGTTACAAATCATCTCAGAAATGCGATGTTTATTCCTTTGGTGTGATTCTCTTGGAGTTGTTGACTGGTCGTTTACCTGATGGCTCCTCTGAAAACGAAGGAGAGGAACTCGTTAGTGTTGTGAGGAAGTGGCACAAGGAAGGGAGATCGTTGGCCGAGATCTTAGACCCCAAGCTTTTGAACCAAGAGTTAACTGATAAGCAAGTTATTGCAGCCATTCGTGTCGCTTTGAACTGCACGAATATGGATCCAGAGATGCGTCCTAGGATGAGATCTGTGTCTGAGAGTTTAGGTCGAATCAAAACGGTATAA